From Streptomyces sp. 6-11-2, one genomic window encodes:
- a CDS encoding glycerophosphodiester phosphodiesterase, translating into MTHARQHHIQVVAHRGASEAAPEHTLAAYRKAIEDGADALECDVRLTADGHLVCVHDRRVNRTSNGRGAVSALELADLAALDFGSWRTRASWRGRVEEPDWEVRPEDPEDTSVLTLERLLELVADAGRPVELAIETKHPTRWAGQVEERLLTLLKRFGLDAPASATRSPVRVMSFSARSLHRVRAASPSLPTVYLMQFVSPRLRDGRLPAGVGIAGPSIRIVRNQPVYVERLKQAGHQVHVWTVNDPEDVDLCVELGVDAIITNRPRAVLHRLGR; encoded by the coding sequence GTGACCCACGCACGGCAGCACCACATCCAAGTCGTCGCCCACCGCGGAGCCTCCGAGGCCGCCCCGGAGCACACACTGGCCGCCTACCGGAAGGCCATCGAGGACGGCGCGGACGCCCTCGAATGCGATGTACGCCTGACCGCGGACGGTCATCTCGTCTGCGTGCACGACCGGCGCGTCAACCGTACGTCCAACGGCCGGGGAGCGGTGTCCGCCCTGGAGCTCGCCGACCTCGCCGCGCTGGACTTCGGCTCCTGGCGCACGCGCGCGTCCTGGCGCGGCCGGGTCGAGGAGCCGGACTGGGAGGTGCGGCCCGAGGACCCCGAGGACACCTCCGTCCTCACCCTGGAGCGGCTGCTCGAACTCGTCGCCGACGCCGGCCGGCCGGTGGAGCTGGCCATCGAGACCAAGCACCCCACACGGTGGGCCGGGCAGGTCGAGGAACGCCTGCTGACACTCCTGAAGCGGTTCGGACTGGACGCCCCGGCCTCGGCCACGAGGTCGCCGGTGCGTGTGATGAGTTTCTCAGCGCGCTCCCTGCACCGGGTGCGGGCGGCCTCGCCGTCCCTGCCGACGGTCTATCTGATGCAGTTCGTCTCGCCGCGACTGCGGGACGGACGGCTGCCGGCGGGCGTCGGGATCGCGGGGCCCTCGATCCGGATCGTGCGCAACCAGCCGGTGTACGTGGAGCGGCTCAAGCAGGCGGGACACCAGGTGCACGTGTGGACGGTGAACGATCCCGAGGACGTCGACCTCTGCGTGGAACTGGGGGTGGACGCCATCATCACCAACCGCCCGCGCGCGGTCCTGCACCGGCTCGGCCGCTGA
- a CDS encoding aminopeptidase P family protein produces the protein MAVSRRKTVAQELPETPETAEEEPIKQRKNGLYPGVSDELAENMKSGWADTELHGLEPVEQAEHTARRRAALSARFPGERLVIPAGNLKTRSNDTEYPFRSSVEYAYLTGNQTEDGVLVLEPTADGHQGTLYLLPRSDRENGEFWLSGQGELWVGRRHSLAEAETLYGIRTSDVRELADTLREATGPVRVVRGYDAGLEAALTDKVTAERDEELRVFLSEARLLKDDFEIGELQKAVDSTVRGFEDVVKVLDKAEATSERYIEGTFFLRARVEGNDVGYGSICASGPHACTLHWVRNDGPVRSGDLLLLDAGVETHTLYTADVTRTLPVNGTYNEIQKKIYDAVYESQEAGIAAVKPGAKYRDFHDAAQHVLAEKLVEWGLVEGPVERVLELGLQRRWTLHGTGHMLGMDVHDCAAARTETYVDSTLEPGMVLTVEPGLYFQADDLTVPEEYRGIGVRIEDDILVTEDGNRNLSAGLPRRSDEVEAWMASLKS, from the coding sequence ATGGCTGTATCGAGGAGGAAGACCGTGGCGCAGGAGCTGCCGGAGACCCCGGAGACCGCCGAAGAAGAACCGATCAAGCAGCGGAAGAACGGCCTGTACCCGGGCGTGTCCGACGAGCTCGCCGAGAACATGAAGTCCGGCTGGGCCGACACCGAGCTGCACGGTCTCGAGCCGGTCGAGCAGGCGGAGCACACCGCGCGCCGCCGCGCCGCACTGTCCGCACGCTTCCCCGGCGAGCGCCTGGTCATCCCCGCGGGCAACCTGAAGACCCGTTCGAACGACACCGAGTACCCCTTCCGTTCCTCGGTCGAGTACGCCTACCTCACCGGCAACCAGACCGAGGACGGCGTCCTGGTCCTGGAGCCCACCGCGGACGGGCACCAGGGGACGCTCTACCTCCTGCCGCGCTCCGACCGTGAGAACGGCGAGTTCTGGCTCTCCGGCCAGGGCGAGCTGTGGGTCGGCCGCCGCCACTCCCTGGCCGAGGCCGAGACCCTGTACGGCATCCGGACCTCCGACGTACGCGAACTGGCGGACACGCTGCGTGAGGCCACCGGCCCGGTCCGCGTCGTGCGCGGCTACGACGCCGGCCTCGAGGCCGCCCTGACCGACAAGGTCACCGCCGAGCGCGACGAGGAGCTGCGGGTCTTCCTCTCCGAGGCGCGCCTGCTCAAGGACGACTTCGAGATCGGCGAGCTGCAGAAGGCCGTCGACTCCACCGTGCGCGGCTTCGAGGACGTGGTGAAGGTCCTCGACAAGGCCGAGGCGACCAGCGAGCGCTATATCGAGGGAACGTTCTTCCTCCGCGCGCGCGTCGAGGGCAACGACGTCGGCTACGGCTCCATCTGCGCCTCCGGCCCGCACGCCTGCACCCTGCACTGGGTGCGCAACGACGGCCCGGTCCGCTCCGGCGACCTGCTCCTGCTGGACGCGGGTGTGGAGACGCACACCCTCTACACCGCCGACGTCACGCGCACGCTGCCCGTCAACGGCACGTACAACGAGATCCAGAAGAAGATCTACGACGCGGTGTACGAGTCCCAGGAGGCCGGCATCGCGGCGGTCAAGCCGGGCGCCAAGTACCGCGACTTCCACGACGCCGCCCAGCACGTGCTCGCGGAGAAGCTCGTCGAGTGGGGCCTGGTCGAGGGCCCGGTCGAGCGGGTGCTGGAGCTGGGTCTGCAGCGCCGCTGGACGCTGCACGGCACCGGCCACATGCTCGGCATGGACGTCCACGACTGCGCCGCCGCGCGGACCGAGACGTACGTCGACAGCACGCTGGAGCCGGGCATGGTCCTCACCGTCGAGCCGGGCCTGTACTTCCAGGCCGACGACCTGACCGTCCCGGAGGAGTACCGCGGCATCGGCGTCCGCATCGAGGACGACATCCTGGTCACCGAGGACGGCAACCGCAATCTCTCGGCCGGCCTGCCGCGCCGCTCCGACGAGGTCGAGGCCTGGATGGCGTCGCTGAAGAGCTGA
- a CDS encoding PLP-dependent aminotransferase family protein: MEDFWSGAGLDLHLEPDAAAGRRAGLEKALRDAVRDGRLAPGTRLPATRRLAAELGISRGTAKAAYDQLVAEGYLTARQGSGTRVAALPAVDAQEPGAAAHTRAPRFDLRPGSPDVGTFPAAAWLRALRRAIATAPSLTYDYGDPRGRIELRTALSGYLGRARGVIAPPERIVITSGYVQGLALLTRVLDGAEVAMEDPGLPFHREVVRRAGGSVAPVRVDERGVCAQDLGEQRAVVVTPAHQYPTGVTLHPERRRALTDWARARGGLIVEDDYDGEFRYDRQPVGALQGMAPGQVAYLGTASKTLGPALRLGWVVLPPHLVDAVAEAKLHSDHHTETIGQLALAELIDSHAYDRHIRACRLRYRRRRDQLLDRLGSRRVRGIAAGLHALVDVADEAETLARAEAEGLALGRLADHWHTPGEGRPQGVVVGYGTPRERVYPEALEALAKLLADA, encoded by the coding sequence GTGGAGGACTTCTGGTCCGGTGCCGGGTTGGACCTGCATCTGGAACCGGACGCGGCGGCGGGCCGCCGGGCGGGGCTGGAGAAGGCGCTCCGCGACGCGGTGCGGGACGGGCGGCTGGCGCCCGGGACACGGCTGCCGGCGACCCGCCGGCTGGCCGCCGAACTCGGCATCTCGCGGGGCACCGCGAAGGCGGCGTACGACCAGCTGGTCGCCGAGGGCTATCTGACGGCGCGGCAGGGATCGGGCACCCGGGTCGCCGCCCTGCCGGCCGTCGACGCGCAGGAGCCGGGAGCGGCGGCACACACGCGTGCTCCCCGCTTCGACCTGCGGCCGGGCAGCCCGGACGTCGGCACCTTCCCGGCGGCGGCCTGGCTGCGGGCACTGCGCCGCGCCATCGCGACGGCGCCCTCGCTGACGTACGACTACGGCGACCCGCGCGGCCGGATCGAGCTGCGCACGGCGCTGTCGGGCTATCTGGGACGGGCGCGCGGGGTGATCGCTCCGCCCGAGCGGATCGTCATCACCTCCGGGTACGTGCAGGGGCTGGCGCTCCTCACGCGCGTACTGGACGGGGCCGAGGTCGCCATGGAGGACCCCGGGCTGCCCTTCCACCGGGAGGTGGTGCGGCGGGCGGGCGGCAGCGTGGCGCCGGTCCGGGTCGACGAACGCGGTGTGTGCGCCCAGGACCTGGGCGAGCAGAGGGCCGTCGTTGTCACCCCGGCGCACCAGTACCCGACCGGTGTGACCCTGCACCCGGAGCGCCGGAGGGCGCTGACCGACTGGGCACGCGCGCGTGGAGGGCTGATCGTCGAGGACGACTACGACGGCGAGTTCCGCTACGACCGCCAGCCGGTCGGCGCGCTCCAGGGCATGGCGCCGGGTCAGGTCGCCTATCTGGGCACCGCCTCCAAGACCCTGGGGCCGGCCCTGCGACTGGGCTGGGTGGTGCTGCCGCCGCACCTGGTCGACGCGGTGGCCGAGGCCAAGCTGCACAGTGACCACCACACCGAGACCATCGGCCAGTTGGCGCTCGCCGAGCTGATCGACAGCCATGCCTACGACCGGCACATACGCGCGTGCCGCCTTCGCTACCGGCGCCGCCGGGACCAGCTCCTGGACCGCCTGGGCTCCCGCCGGGTGCGCGGGATCGCCGCCGGTCTGCACGCCCTGGTGGACGTCGCCGACGAAGCGGAGACACTGGCCCGCGCGGAGGCGGAGGGCCTGGCCCTCGGCCGCCTGGCCGACCACTGGCACACCCCGGGCGAGGGCCGCCCCCAGGGCGTGGTCGTCGGCTACGGCACCCCCCGGGAA
- a CDS encoding PP2C family protein-serine/threonine phosphatase has product MLDIPSRVRVHVETLLAAQNDMGVCDAFEQYAPVGKPDAMNAPHPPKVAGIDSTVPAPAHTVAPSPAAPDPSPSGPAGPLAPRPPGALLQDRLAGWVSDLTTLNELTERLARTNGLDAALKELLRAGAALVGARRGLAVLEPDDGLGPDTTIGLGLARADLGHIETVPRSAMPYGTLLDTAAGLPGGDGEVVRPDLFAEDGLDPRHREVAGRLGYAASYALPLSTETAGRLGAAVWFYDEPAEPVERQRHLAGLYLRFATEHLARLLDTERTRACMATVYEELLPSRLPRVPGVQLASRHRTGPRGGGDWYDALPLPEAALGLAVGSVTGAGPGAIAAMGRLRASLRAYAVMEGEDPVAVLSDLELLLRLTEPARSATALFAYCEPALRRITLAGAGHCPPLLLGDRRTEFVETSVSAPLGMLACWEAPSVEFQVTAGETVLLYTDGLLHRTGDPVDRAFARLHAAAASVPRTLRHDPGAVADHVLHTLLPNGLDVTDGAEDVALLAARFE; this is encoded by the coding sequence ATGCTGGACATCCCCTCACGAGTGCGTGTACATGTGGAGACACTGCTGGCGGCGCAGAATGACATGGGGGTTTGCGATGCTTTTGAGCAATACGCACCGGTCGGAAAGCCGGACGCCATGAACGCCCCCCACCCTCCGAAAGTGGCTGGAATCGATTCGACAGTTCCGGCACCCGCACACACTGTCGCGCCCTCGCCCGCCGCTCCGGACCCCTCGCCGAGCGGTCCGGCCGGCCCGCTCGCGCCCCGCCCGCCGGGCGCCCTCCTCCAGGACCGGCTCGCCGGCTGGGTCTCCGACCTCACCACTCTGAACGAGCTCACCGAACGGCTGGCCCGTACGAACGGACTCGACGCCGCCCTGAAGGAACTGCTGCGCGCCGGCGCCGCCCTCGTCGGCGCCCGGCGCGGCCTCGCCGTCCTCGAACCGGACGACGGACTGGGCCCCGACACCACCATCGGCCTCGGTCTCGCGCGGGCCGATCTCGGCCACATCGAGACCGTGCCGCGCAGCGCGATGCCCTACGGGACGCTCCTCGACACCGCGGCCGGGCTGCCGGGCGGCGACGGCGAGGTCGTGCGCCCCGACCTGTTCGCCGAGGACGGCCTCGATCCGCGCCACCGCGAGGTGGCCGGCCGACTCGGCTACGCCGCCAGCTACGCGCTGCCCCTGTCCACGGAGACCGCCGGCCGACTCGGCGCCGCCGTCTGGTTCTACGACGAGCCCGCCGAACCGGTGGAGCGGCAGCGCCACCTCGCCGGCCTCTACCTGCGCTTCGCCACCGAGCACCTGGCGCGCCTGCTCGACACCGAGCGCACGCGCGCGTGCATGGCGACGGTCTACGAGGAGCTGCTGCCCTCCCGGCTGCCCCGCGTCCCCGGTGTCCAGCTCGCCTCCCGGCACCGCACCGGGCCGCGCGGCGGCGGCGACTGGTACGACGCGCTGCCGCTGCCCGAGGCCGCGCTCGGCCTCGCCGTCGGCTCGGTCACCGGCGCCGGGCCGGGCGCGATCGCCGCGATGGGCCGGCTGCGGGCGTCCCTGCGGGCGTACGCGGTGATGGAGGGCGAGGATCCCGTCGCCGTCCTGTCCGACCTCGAACTGCTCCTGCGGCTGACCGAGCCCGCCCGCTCCGCCACGGCCCTGTTCGCCTACTGCGAACCCGCCCTGCGCCGCATCACCCTGGCGGGCGCCGGGCACTGCCCGCCGCTGCTGCTCGGCGATCGGCGCACGGAGTTCGTGGAGACGTCCGTGTCCGCGCCGCTGGGCATGCTCGCCTGCTGGGAGGCGCCGAGCGTGGAGTTCCAGGTGACCGCGGGCGAGACGGTGCTGCTCTACACCGACGGGCTGCTGCACCGCACCGGCGATCCCGTGGACCGTGCCTTCGCCCGGCTGCACGCGGCCGCGGCGAGCGTCCCGCGCACGCTGCGCCACGACCCGGGGGCCGTCGCCGACCACGTCCTGCACACGCTCCTGCCGAACGGTCTCGACGTGACCGACGGCGCGGAGGACGTGGCGCTGCTGGCGGCGCGCTTCGAGTAG
- a CDS encoding S1C family serine protease codes for MSTENEGNTVPPAPSAPPVPVDAPAASPHPAAPQGGPSAPPPPDVPPHVPGAHGGAGAPAPQGHGSPVDGSWPPPSSAAPAYGDGGAGGAGWGAAYQQHQPAPKPGGRRGGLVAAVLVAALVAGGLGGGLGYTLARNDDSSSTTVSASDAGASQIKRDPNSIAGVAAKALPSTVTIEAEGTGGRGGTGTGFVFDTQGHIVTNNHVVAEAVDGGKLSATFPDGRKYDAEVVGHAQGYDVAVIRLKNAPSDLKPLALGDSDKVAVGDETIAIGAPFGLSNTVTTGIISAKNRPVASSDGSSDSKASYMSALQTDASINPGNSGGPLLDARGAVIGINSAIQSAGSGGLGGAGQSGSIGLGFAIPINQAKYVAQQLIKNGKPVYAKIGASVSLEDTTSGAKITDQGVSGSDPVEPSGPAAEAGLKPGDVIIKLDDRVIDSGPTLIGEIWTHKPGDKVTVTYKRAGKEHTAELTLGSRVGDN; via the coding sequence GTGAGCACCGAGAACGAGGGCAACACGGTACCCCCGGCACCGTCCGCACCTCCCGTGCCGGTGGATGCTCCCGCTGCTTCCCCGCACCCGGCCGCCCCCCAGGGCGGCCCGTCGGCACCTCCGCCCCCGGACGTGCCTCCGCACGTCCCGGGAGCCCACGGCGGGGCCGGCGCGCCCGCACCGCAGGGCCACGGCTCGCCCGTCGACGGCTCCTGGCCGCCCCCGTCCTCCGCCGCGCCCGCATACGGGGACGGCGGCGCGGGAGGCGCCGGCTGGGGCGCCGCGTACCAGCAGCACCAGCCCGCGCCCAAGCCCGGCGGCCGGCGCGGCGGCCTGGTCGCCGCGGTCCTGGTGGCCGCGCTGGTCGCCGGCGGTCTGGGCGGCGGCCTCGGCTACACACTGGCCAGGAACGACGACAGCAGCTCCACCACGGTCTCGGCCTCCGACGCCGGTGCCTCGCAGATCAAGCGGGACCCGAACTCGATCGCGGGCGTGGCCGCCAAGGCCCTGCCGAGCACGGTCACCATCGAGGCCGAGGGAACCGGCGGCCGGGGCGGCACCGGCACCGGATTCGTCTTCGACACCCAGGGCCACATCGTCACCAACAACCACGTGGTGGCCGAAGCCGTCGACGGCGGCAAGCTCAGCGCCACCTTCCCCGACGGCAGGAAGTACGACGCCGAGGTCGTCGGCCACGCCCAGGGCTACGACGTCGCGGTCATCCGGCTCAAGAACGCGCCCTCGGACCTCAAGCCGCTCGCCCTCGGCGACTCCGACAAGGTGGCCGTCGGCGACGAGACGATCGCCATCGGCGCGCCCTTCGGCCTGTCGAACACGGTGACGACCGGCATCATCAGTGCGAAGAACCGTCCCGTCGCCTCCAGCGACGGCAGCTCCGACAGCAAGGCCTCCTACATGAGCGCCCTGCAGACGGATGCCTCCATCAACCCGGGCAACTCCGGCGGCCCGCTCCTCGACGCACGCGGCGCGGTCATCGGCATCAACTCCGCCATCCAGTCCGCGGGCAGCGGCGGCCTCGGCGGCGCCGGCCAGTCCGGCTCGATCGGCCTCGGCTTCGCCATCCCGATCAACCAGGCCAAGTACGTCGCCCAGCAGCTGATCAAGAACGGCAAGCCCGTCTACGCCAAGATCGGCGCGTCGGTCTCCCTGGAGGACACGACCAGCGGCGCCAAGATCACCGACCAGGGCGTCAGCGGCTCGGACCCGGTCGAACCGAGCGGCCCCGCCGCCGAGGCCGGTCTCAAGCCCGGTGACGTCATCATCAAGCTCGACGACCGGGTCATCGACTCCGGCCCCACGCTGATCGGCGAGATCTGGACCCACAAGCCCGGCGACAAGGTCACCGTCACCTACAAGCGCGCCGGCAAGGAGCACACGGCGGAGCTCACCCTCGGCTCCCGCGTCGGCGACAACTGA
- a CDS encoding AlpA family transcriptional regulator: MAGTKMLKLPEVLDEIGMSRAAFYRMRARGQAPRLRKLPNGQVRVSRADLDVWWERCEQQAA, from the coding sequence TTGGCCGGCACCAAGATGCTCAAGCTCCCCGAAGTCCTCGACGAGATCGGCATGAGCCGCGCCGCCTTCTATCGCATGCGCGCCCGCGGCCAAGCCCCCCGACTCCGCAAGCTCCCCAACGGCCAGGTCCGCGTCAGCCGCGCCGACCTTGACGTGTGGTGGGAGCGCTGCGAGCAGCAAGCCGCGTAG
- a CDS encoding ATP-binding protein, with protein MRRRTRFGRFPVQAGGASTPWRGAKEVSGVALVVAQEVPTSSSMAVPHGPAGVGEARHRMRDQLRSGGVAESVIDDAVLILSELLSNACKHGRPLRGALAGDGDVRAAWRVDAGGSLIVEVTDGGGPTRPSPATPSVTAHGGRGLNIITALCDDWGVRDGVGGEVTVWVVVHDDVHDPDAGHRRDDFASRITAPSVSALPDLGFTDAFGDLD; from the coding sequence ATGCGTCGCCGGACGCGATTCGGCCGGTTTCCGGTACAGGCCGGTGGGGCATCCACACCGTGGCGTGGGGCGAAGGAGGTCTCGGGGGTGGCGTTGGTGGTGGCACAGGAGGTGCCCACGTCGTCGAGCATGGCCGTACCCCATGGCCCTGCGGGCGTGGGGGAAGCAAGACACCGGATGCGTGATCAGTTGCGCAGTGGTGGCGTGGCGGAATCGGTCATCGACGACGCCGTATTGATCCTTTCCGAACTCTTGAGCAATGCCTGCAAGCATGGCCGGCCGCTGCGCGGCGCCCTGGCCGGCGACGGCGACGTCCGGGCCGCATGGCGGGTGGACGCGGGCGGCAGCCTGATCGTCGAGGTGACCGACGGCGGCGGCCCGACCCGCCCGTCCCCGGCCACCCCCTCGGTCACCGCGCACGGTGGCCGCGGGCTGAACATCATCACCGCCCTCTGCGACGACTGGGGGGTACGGGACGGCGTCGGCGGCGAGGTCACCGTATGGGTGGTCGTCCACGACGACGTGCACGACCCGGACGCCGGTCACCGCCGCGACGACTTCGCCTCCCGGATCACCGCACCGTCCGTGTCGGCCCTACCCGACCTGGGCTTCACGGACGCCTTCGGCGACCTGGACTGA
- a CDS encoding bifunctional DNA primase/polymerase, with protein sequence MREIPGRRRRLPSQHSDGGPEPISAALTFATRWQWPVLPGVATDPRRGDRCGCPDPECTVPGAHPFEPGLLAATADARMVRWWWTNRPTAPIVLATGGKAPCAVSLPALPAARALTALDRVGMRLGPVVASPTRWAILVKPYSLEQLGELLYAKDFVPGSLRFHGEGGYLALPPSETGAGPIRWERAPLPGSASPWVPDVEAVVDAVVEALTRTGVSAPEF encoded by the coding sequence ATGCGCGAGATCCCCGGAAGGCGACGCAGGCTCCCGTCCCAGCACAGTGACGGGGGGCCTGAGCCGATCAGCGCGGCCCTGACCTTCGCGACCCGGTGGCAGTGGCCCGTGCTGCCCGGCGTGGCGACGGATCCGCGGCGCGGCGACCGCTGCGGCTGCCCCGACCCGGAGTGCACGGTGCCCGGCGCGCACCCCTTCGAACCCGGCCTCCTCGCGGCCACCGCCGACGCCCGCATGGTGCGCTGGTGGTGGACCAACCGGCCCACCGCGCCGATCGTCCTGGCCACCGGGGGCAAGGCCCCCTGCGCGGTGAGCCTGCCGGCCCTCCCGGCCGCCCGCGCCCTCACGGCGCTCGACCGCGTCGGCATGCGGCTCGGCCCGGTCGTCGCCTCGCCCACGCGCTGGGCGATCCTCGTCAAGCCCTACTCCCTGGAGCAGTTGGGCGAGCTGCTCTACGCCAAAGACTTCGTCCCCGGCTCGCTCCGCTTCCACGGCGAGGGCGGCTACCTCGCCCTGCCCCCCTCCGAGACCGGAGCCGGCCCGATCCGCTGGGAGCGTGCCCCGCTGCCCGGTTCCGCCTCGCCCTGGGTGCCCGATGTGGAGGCCGTGGTCGACGCGGTGGTGGAGGCCCTCACTCGTACGGGTGTGAGCGCCCCCGAGTTCTAG
- a CDS encoding DUF5926 family protein, with amino-acid sequence MAKKRPQTKAKRPQLTDGEIPVVGAREPCPCGSGRRYKACHGRAAAHAVTELVQRPFEGLPGECDWVALRELVPAATAGLALRDGLPDGVPAVTLATVLPMAWPALRRDDGSVLLGLQNDTASGDISRDLADTLLRALEAKPGTPVQGRRAPADGPRLQDLLDLEAPFDPVVHEGFEFWVPDAENATPDVTASLERANAAAIPTVRLESVEAAYWCRTPEKNHLRWVMPHAEEQLLDALARLHAAGRSNLGEGTRLVGSFRAHGLTVPVWDLPSEMGAQDVEKPAAEFAEQLAAALATQTPLTGDERRARGGLTNRQVTLS; translated from the coding sequence ATGGCCAAGAAGCGACCCCAGACGAAGGCCAAGCGCCCGCAGCTCACGGATGGAGAGATCCCGGTCGTCGGTGCGCGCGAGCCCTGCCCATGCGGCAGCGGCCGGCGGTACAAGGCCTGCCACGGCCGGGCCGCCGCGCACGCGGTGACCGAGCTGGTGCAGCGGCCCTTCGAGGGACTGCCCGGCGAGTGCGACTGGGTGGCGCTGCGCGAGCTGGTCCCCGCCGCCACGGCCGGGCTGGCGCTCCGCGACGGCCTGCCCGACGGCGTCCCGGCGGTCACACTCGCCACGGTCCTGCCGATGGCCTGGCCCGCACTGCGCCGCGACGACGGCTCGGTACTGCTCGGCCTGCAGAACGACACGGCGTCCGGCGACATCAGCCGCGACCTCGCCGACACCCTGCTGCGCGCCCTGGAGGCCAAGCCCGGCACCCCGGTACAGGGCCGCCGCGCCCCGGCCGACGGCCCGCGGCTTCAGGACCTGCTCGACCTCGAGGCCCCCTTCGATCCGGTGGTGCACGAGGGCTTCGAGTTCTGGGTGCCGGACGCGGAGAACGCGACGCCGGATGTCACCGCCTCCCTGGAGCGGGCCAACGCGGCGGCCATTCCGACCGTGCGCCTGGAGAGCGTCGAGGCGGCGTACTGGTGCCGGACGCCGGAGAAGAACCACCTGCGCTGGGTCATGCCGCACGCGGAGGAGCAGCTTCTGGACGCTCTCGCGCGGCTGCACGCGGCGGGCCGTTCGAACCTCGGTGAAGGCACCCGCCTCGTGGGCTCCTTCCGGGCGCACGGCCTCACCGTGCCCGTGTGGGACCTGCCGAGCGAGATGGGCGCCCAGGACGTGGAGAAGCCGGCCGCCGAGTTCGCCGAGCAACTGGCCGCCGCGCTGGCCACGCAGACGCCGCTGACCGGGGACGAGCGCCGGGCCCGCGGTGGTCTGACCAACCGCCAGGTCACGCTGAGCTGA
- a CDS encoding tyrosine-type recombinase/integrase: MLTYDVDIWSIRKRAGRPKPWELRWRVGERPHSRSFKLKPQADGRRAELMAALREQQQFDEETGLPARELVALTSPTWYDHVTEYMLMKWPRAAAKHRASIAESLAVVTPVLVTSRRGAPRPAVLRAALYQWAFRAVRGPEGAWVPRQHAEEPPAEIRAALEWVSARSIKVKDLEDPALLRPALEALSLRLDGGKAAENTARRKRMVLSNVLRYTVEEKGLLSSNPLPRVDWAPPESDDEIDFRYVPDPRLARSLLGAVRDFGPRGQHLHAFFGCLYYAAMRPGEIVALTEADCTLPANSPESVKEWGELLLGESRPEVGGGWTDDGTSYEKRGLKRRKRGATRTVPIPPVLVHLLREHITRYGTADDGRLFRAARGGRVPSTEYCDVWERARKVVLSPREVKSELAAVPYSLRHAGVSLWIKSGVDPAEVAARAGHSIAVLYRFYAKILKGGEKHSNGLISRALDEGDGS; the protein is encoded by the coding sequence ATGCTCACGTACGACGTCGATATCTGGTCGATCCGCAAGCGCGCGGGCCGCCCAAAGCCGTGGGAACTGCGGTGGCGGGTCGGCGAGCGCCCTCACTCGCGGAGCTTCAAACTCAAGCCGCAAGCAGACGGCAGGCGAGCGGAGTTGATGGCCGCGCTCCGGGAACAGCAGCAGTTCGACGAGGAAACTGGCCTGCCTGCCCGTGAGTTGGTGGCTCTCACTTCCCCAACCTGGTACGACCACGTGACGGAGTACATGCTCATGAAGTGGCCGCGCGCCGCGGCGAAGCATCGGGCGAGTATCGCCGAGTCGCTTGCCGTAGTAACGCCCGTTCTCGTCACCAGCAGGCGGGGAGCGCCCCGCCCTGCTGTGCTACGCGCTGCTCTCTACCAGTGGGCATTCCGGGCGGTTCGTGGACCGGAGGGGGCGTGGGTGCCGCGCCAGCACGCTGAGGAGCCCCCTGCCGAAATCCGCGCCGCCCTGGAATGGGTCTCCGCCCGCTCGATCAAGGTCAAAGATTTGGAGGACCCCGCCCTTCTCCGGCCTGCCCTGGAAGCTCTCTCCCTCCGCCTGGACGGAGGGAAGGCTGCCGAGAACACCGCCCGGCGCAAGCGGATGGTCCTGAGCAACGTGCTGCGCTACACGGTCGAGGAAAAGGGGCTGCTCTCGTCCAATCCCCTTCCTCGCGTGGACTGGGCACCGCCCGAGAGTGACGACGAAATCGACTTCCGATACGTACCGGACCCGAGACTGGCGCGGTCCTTGCTCGGAGCTGTCCGCGATTTTGGGCCGCGCGGCCAGCACCTGCACGCGTTCTTCGGATGCCTCTACTACGCAGCGATGCGCCCTGGTGAGATCGTCGCGCTCACTGAAGCGGACTGCACCCTGCCAGCCAACTCGCCTGAGTCCGTGAAGGAGTGGGGCGAACTGCTGCTCGGGGAGAGCCGTCCCGAGGTGGGCGGCGGGTGGACGGACGACGGCACGTCGTACGAGAAGCGCGGCTTGAAGAGGCGCAAGCGCGGTGCGACTCGGACCGTTCCCATCCCGCCGGTTCTCGTGCATCTGCTCCGTGAGCACATCACGCGATACGGCACGGCTGACGACGGCCGATTGTTCCGGGCTGCGCGGGGTGGGCGCGTCCCCTCCACCGAGTACTGCGACGTGTGGGAGAGAGCGCGGAAGGTGGTGCTGTCGCCTCGTGAGGTGAAATCGGAACTCGCCGCTGTGCCGTACTCACTCCGCCATGCTGGCGTCTCCCTCTGGATCAAATCAGGGGTGGACCCCGCAGAGGTTGCGGCTCGCGCCGGCCACAGCATCGCAGTGCTGTACCGCTTCTACGCAAAGATCCTGAAGGGCGGCGAGAAGCACTCCAACGGCCTGATCTCACGCGCGCTCGACGAGGGCGACGGGTCCTGA